The Arachis hypogaea cultivar Tifrunner chromosome 19, arahy.Tifrunner.gnm2.J5K5, whole genome shotgun sequence genome has a window encoding:
- the LOC114925936 gene encoding uncharacterized protein: MTTNLVECINSVLKGARNLPVTALVKATFYRLNELFTRKRAETEARINAGHVFSEMVTSKLHANQRASKNIQVSCFDREHEVFEVREMPSGVEYAVDLRQQRCDCDEFQVDRIPCRHVLACCANQRLDWQVYIHEVYKMDQVQRVYRAKFRPLGNPTTWPAYHGPRFVGNPFLRRVAKGRPKMTRFLNEMDTRMLRGPRRCKQCGAEGHSRSR, encoded by the coding sequence ATGACCACCAATCTTGTGGAGTGCATCAACTCCGTTctgaagggtgcacgcaatctcCCAGTCACCGCGCTTGTTAAGGCTACATTTTACAGACTGAATGAGTTGTTCACTAGGAAAAGAGCCGAGACTGAGGCTCGAATTAATGCTGGACATGTGTTCTCTGAGATGGTGACCTCCAAGCTGCATGCAAACCAGCGAGCATCGAAAAACATACAGGTGAGCTGTTTTGATAGAGAACATGAAGTCTTTGAAGTACGCGAGATGCCTAGTGGGGTTGAGTATGCCGTTGACCTACGCCAACAACGGTGCGACTGTGATGAATTCCAGGTTGACCGAATTCCGTGTCGACATGTTCTAGCTTGCTGCGCAAATCAGCGATTGGATTGGCAAGTGTACATTCATGAGGTATACAAGATGGACCAAGTTCAAAGAGTATACAGGGCTAAGTTTAGACCATTGGGAAATCCTACAACGTGGCCTGCTTATCATGGACCTCGATTCGTTGGCAATCCGTTCCTCAGACGGGTAGCCAAAGGTCGGCCTAAGATGACCcgcttcttgaatgagatggacactcGCATGTTGCGTGGTCCTAGGAGATGCAAGCAATGCGGTGCCGAGGGTCACAGCCGGagtagataa
- the LOC112779603 gene encoding uncharacterized protein, translated as MAQDSHQEPPCQQQHITTSTSTVATMWPWQQHRGRVRLLLRRRKMKTVKLGGEGKKTSAKRRMFRGLVRILRRMKVRWLKLQYLRMLKRLKEHYRSILKDLVEAGASVETFQQRLFMETSFAIPIGVSLSTYPSHFGSDCPRTIFM; from the coding sequence ATGGCCCAAGATAGCCATCAAGAGCCACCATGCCAGCAGCAGCACATAACAACCAGCACCAGCACCGTGGCGACCATGTGGCCATGGCAGCAGCACCGTGGAAGGGTTCGGCTACTCCTGCGGCGGCGGAAGATGAAGACGGTAAAGCTGGGAGGAGAGGGAAAGAAGACGTCGGCGAAGAGAAGAATGTTCCGCGGGCTTGTGAGGATCTTGAGGAGGATGAAGGTGAGGTGGCTGAAACTGCAGTACCTTCGCATGTTGAAGAGACTGAAGGAACATTACCGAAGCATCTTGAAGGATCTGGTTGAAGCTGGTGCCTCCGTTGAAACCTTTCAGCAGAGGCTTTTCATGGAAACTAGTTTCGCTATTCCTATTGGTGTCTCTTTATCTACCTATCCTTCTCATTTTGGATCCGATTGCCCAAGAACCATCTTCATgtaa